In Pantoea agglomerans, the genomic stretch GGAACTAGGCAAAATGGTGCCGTAACTTCGGGAGAAGGCACGCTGGCGCGTAGGTGAAGGGACTTGCTCCCGGAGCTGAGGCCAGTCGAAGATACCAGCTGGCTGCAACTGTTTATTAAAAACACAGCACTGTGCAAACACGAAAGTGGACGTATACGGTGTGACGCCTGCCCGGTGCCGGAAGGTTAATTGATGGGGTTATCCGTAAGGAGAAGCTCTTGATCGAAGCCCCGGTAAACGGCGGCCGTAACTATAACGGTCCTAAGGTAGCGAAATTCCTTGTCGGGTAAGTTCCGACCTGCACGAATGGCGTAATGATGGCCAGGCTGTCTCCACCCGAGACTCAGTGAAATTGAAATCGCTGTGAAGATGCAGTGTACCCGCGGCAAGACGGAAAGACCCCGTGAACCTTTACTACAGCTTGACACTGAACACTGGTCCTTGATGTGTAGGATAGGTGGGAGGCTTTGAAGCGTGGACGCCAGTCTGCGTGGAGCCGTCCTTGAAATACCACCCTTTAATGGCTGGTGTTCTAACGTAGGCCCGTTACCCGGGCTGCGGACAGTGTCTGGTGGGTAGTTTGACTGGGGCGGTCTCCTCCCAAAGCGTAACGGAGGAGCACGAAGGTTGGCTAATCCTGGTCGGACATCAGGAGGTTAGTGCAATGGCATAAGCCAGCTTGACTGCGAGAGTGACGGCTCGAGCAGGTGCGAAAGCAGGTCATAGTGATCCGGTGGTTCTGAATGGAAGGGCCATCGCTCAACGGATAAAAGGTACTCCGGGGATAACAGGCTGATACCGCCCAAGAGTTCATATCGACGGCGGTGTTTGGCACCTCGATGTCGGCTCATCACATCCTGGGGCTGAAGTAGGTCCCAAGGGTACGGCTGTTCGCCGTTTAAAGTGGTACGCGAGCTGGGTTTAGAACGTCGTGAGACAGTTCGGTCCCTATCTGCCGTGGGCGCTGGAAAACTGAGGGGGGTTGCTCCTAGTACGAGAGGACCGGAGTGAACGCACCGCTGGTGTTCGGGTTGTCATGCCAATGGCACTGCCCGGTAGCTAAGTGCGGAAGAGATAAGTGCTGAAAGCATCTAAGCACGAAACTTGCCCCGAGATGAGTTTTCCCTGACCCCTTGAGGGTCCTGAAGGGACGTTGAAGACGACGACGTTGATAGGCCGGGTGTGTAAGCGCAGCGATGCGTTGAGCTAACCGGTACTAATGACCCGTGAGGCTTAACCTTACAACGCCAGAGGCGTTTTGTGAGACGCGAGATTTTCAGCTTGTACCGGATATATCTGCGCGGCCCTGCGGGCGGCGCGGAAACAGAATTTGCCTGGCGGCCTTAGCGCGGCGGTCCCACCTGACCCCATGCCGAACTCAGAAGTGAAACGCCGTAGCGCCGATGGTAGTGTGGGGTCTCCCCATGCGAGAGTAGGGAACTGCCAGGCATCCAAATACAGTGTGCTGATATGGCTCAGTTGGTAGAGCGCACCCTTGGTAAGGGTGAGGTCCCCAGTTCGACTCTGGGTATCAGCACCAGTTACACAATAGTTCGGCGTATAAAGAATTTGCCTGGCGGCTTTAGCGCGGCGGTCCCACCTGACCCCATGCCGAACTCAGAAGTGAAACGCCGTAGCGCCGATGGTAGTGTGGGGTCTCCCCATGCGAGAGTAGGGAACTGCCAGGCATCAAACAAGAAAAAGCCCTTTGCATAAGCAAAGGGCTTTTTTCTTTTCTGCGCTTTACCTTTTCCGCCGATAAAAAACCCCGGAACCTGTCCGGGGCGTTGTGCTCTGTTCAGCGTTAATGGATAACCTGCGACAAAAACGCGCGCGTACGTTCAGATGTCGGGTTCGAGAAGAAGGTTTCCGGTGGCGCCATCTCCACGATCTCGCCGCGATCCATGAAGATCACGCGATCGGCCACGGTACGTGCAAAGCCCATCTCATGGGTCACGCACAGCATCGTCATTCCATCTTCCGCCAGCCCAATCATAGTATCCAGCACCTCTTTAACCATCTCTGGATCCAGCGCTGAGGTCGGCTCGTCGAACAGCATAATTTTCGGTTTCATACAGAGCGAACGCGCAATCGCCACGCGCTGCTGCTGTCCGCCGGAGAGCTGGCCCGGAAACTTATGCGCATGCTCTGCGATGCGCACGCGTTCGAGATAGTGCATCGCCAGCTCCTCTGCCTCTTTTTTCGCCGTCTTGCGCACCCAGACAGGGGCCAGCGTGCAGTTCTGCAGCACCGTCAGATGTGGAAAAAGATTGAAGTGCTGAAACACCATACCTACTTCGGTGCGCACGCGCTCGATGTTACGCACATCATCATTAAGATGGATGCCGTCGACCACGATGCGTCCTTGCTGATGCTCTTCCAGATGGTTGATGCAGCGAATCGTTGTGGACTTACCAGAACCAGAAGGGCCGCACAGCACGATGCGTTCGCGCGGCTTCACCTGCAGGTTAATGTTCTTCAGGACATGAAACTGTCCGTACCATTTATTCACGTTCTCGAGCGAAATCATCAACGCTGAATCGTGGTGCAAATTTTGTGTCATGGAAAACCTCAGTGCGATTTACGCCCGGTGTGAAAGCGCTTCTCCAGATGCTGGCTATAGCGCGACATGCTAAAACAGAAAATCCAGTAGACCAGCGCGGCAAAGACATAGCCTTCGGTCGACATCCCCAGCCAGGCGGGATCGACAGTCGCCTGCTGCACGCTGCTGAACAGGTCGAAAAGCCCGATAATGATCACCAGGCTGGTATCTTTGAACAGCGCGATAATGGTGTTTACCAGGCCGGGGATGGTTAGCTTCAGCGCCTGGGGTAAAATCACCAGCAGCTGCGTTTTCCAGTAGCCGAGCGCCAGCGATTCTGCCGCTTCATACTGACCTTTTGGCAACGCCTGCAAACCGCCGCGCACCACTTCGGCCACATAGGCGGACTGGAACAAAATCACCCCAACCAGCGCGCGCACCAGCTTATCGATGCTGGTGCCTTCTGACATAAACAGCGGCAGCATCACCGACGACATAAACAGCACGGTAATCAGCGGCACGCCGCGCCAGAACTCAATAAAAATGATCGACAGCGTACGCACCACCGGCATACGCGAGCGGCGTCCCAGCGCCAGTAGAATACCCAGCGGCAGCGCACCGGCGATGCCGACCGCGGCGATAATCAGCGTCAGCGTCAGGCCACCCCACTGGCGCGTTTCGACGTGCTCCAGGCCAAACAGGCCGCCATACATCAGCAGCCAGACGGTGAGGGGATAGATCACTGCCCAGCAGGCGATATAGCGGCCGCGATGCGGCAGCGATTTCACAAACATCGGGATAATCGAGGCGACGCCCAGCACCAGCGCCAGGTTAATACGCCAGCGCAGCTCGTGCGGATAGAGTCCATACATAAACTGGCCGAAGCGCGCATGAATAAAGACCCAGCATGCACCCTCTTTGGTGCAGTCGGCGCGCGTCTCGCCAATCCAGTTCGCCTGGAACACCAGCCATTCCAGCGCGGGCGGGATCACCTGCCACATCAGCCAGAGGCAAAACAGCGTCAGCAGCGAGTTGAACCAGCTGGAGAAGAGATTTTTTCGCGCCCAGCTCCAGGCGCGGCTCAGCGGCGTAACGGCGGCCGGCGAGTTTTCGTGTGTGGTAACAGACATCGTCATCCCGTTCTCTTAGCGCTCAACCAGCGCGATTTTGCGGTTATAGATATTCATCAACAGTGAAATCACCAGGCTTATCACCAGATAGACGCCCATGGTGATCGCGATGGTTTCGATCGCCTGGCCGGTCTGGTTGAGCACTGTACCGGCAAACAGCGACACCATATCGGGGTAGCCGATAGCGGCGGCCAGCGAGGAGTTTTTCACGATGTTGAGATACTGGCTGGTAAGCGGCGGAATAATAACGCGCATCGCCTGCGGAATAATGACCTGACGCAGCGTCACCGGATTGGGCAATCCCAGCGAGCGAGCGGCTTCATGCTGGCCGTGCGGCACGGACTGAATGCCGGCGCGGATCACCTCGGCGATAAATGACGAGGTGTAGACCGAGAGCGCCAGGGTCAGAGCCGCCAGCTCCGGGATCATGACGAAGCCGCCGCGGAAGTTAAAGCCGCGCAGCGTTGGCACATCCCAGTGCGTGGCGGCACCGAAGCCCAGATGGGCCACGACGGGAAACAGCACGAACATGGCCAGCGCGGCGGGCCAGGTACGGCGCAGCTGGCCGGTCTTAAGCTGATATTTGCGATGATAGCGGAACAGCGCATAGCTGCCCGCGGCGGCCAGCGCCAGCGCCACAATAAAGGGGGCGGAACCCGGCGCATATTGCGGCCAGGGCACATAGAGGCCGCGGTTGCTGACGAAAGCGACATCAAACGCGCTTAACGCCTGGCGCGGGCCGGGAAGATTACGCAACACCGCGAAGTACCAGAAGAAGATCTGCAGCAGCGGCGGAATATTGCGGAACGTCTCGATATAGATAGTTGAGAGCTTGCGCAGCAGCCAGTTATCCGACAGGCGCGCCAGGCCGATAAAAAATCCCAGCAGCGACGCAAAAACGATGCAGAGCGCCGAGACCAGTAGCGTATTGGTCAGACCCACCAGAAATACGCGCGCGTAGGTATCGCCTTCGGTGTATTCGATCAGATGCTGGACGATGCCGAAACCGGCGCTGCGCTCAAGAAAGCCGAATCCGGACGTGATGCCGCGGCTGGCAAGGTTGATAATCGTATTGTGGATCAGATAACCCACCACGATAACGACCGTGACGATGGCGACAATCTGGTAAAGCCAGGCGCGAACCGCGGGATTACCGAATGAAATGTCCCTTTTCACGCTTGGGCGTTGTGACATGTTGAAACCTCGGAGACAAAGCGCAGTCAGGACGCCGCACGACGCGGCGTCCCATTAACACAGGTAATTAGCGGACCGGCGGGGCGTACTGGATGCCGCCCTGATTCCACAGCGCGTTCTGACCGCGCGCAATTTTCAGCGCGCTATCTTTGCCTACGTTGCGGTCAAACACTTCCTGGTAGTTGCCGACCTGTTTGATGATGTTATAAGCCCACTTGTTATCGAGCTTCAGGTCTTTGCCAAAGTCGCCTTCTGCACCCAGCAGGTGCGCCATATCCGGCGTAGTCGGTTTGGCGGTCATCTGATCGACATTTTTCGAGTTGATGCCCATCTCTTCCGCGTTCAGCATGGCGAAGAGCGACCATTTCACGATGGTGAACCAGTCATCGTCGCCGCGACGTACGACCGGGCCCAGCGGCTCTTTCGAAATCACTTCCGGCAGCACGATAAACTCGTCCGGCTTGCCCAGTTTGATACGCAGCGCGTAAAGCTGAGACTGATCGGACGCCAGCGTATCGCAGCGGCCGCTGTCGAGCGCCTTAGCGGATTCGTCAGAGCGATCGAACGTCACCGGGGTGTACTGCATTTTGTTGGCTTTGAAAAAGTCCGCTACGTTAAGCTCGGTATCGGTGCCCGCCTGAATACAGACGGTAGCGCCGTCCAGCTCTTTCGCGCTTTTCAGGCCTGCTTTCTGGTGAGTCAAAAAGCCGATGCCGTCATAGTAGTTCACGCCAGCGAACAGGAAGCCCATGCCGCCGTCGCGCGAAGAGGTCCAGGTTGTGTTGCGCGACAGGATATCGACTTCGCCTGACTGCAGCGCGGTGAAACGCTCTTTCGCGGTCAGCGGCGTATATTTCACTTTGCTGGCGTCGCCGAAAACAGCGGCCGCCGTTGCGCGGCAGACGTCAACGTCGATGCCGGAGAATTTGCCGCTGGCGTCAGCATAGGAGAAGCCCGGCAGACCATCGCTGATACCGCACTGCACAAAACCTTTCTTCTTAATCGCATCCAGCGTGGTGCCGGCGTGCGCCTGCTGCGTAACCGCGAGGAGCGCAGCGGCGGCGACCAGCGTAGAGAGCATCATCTTTTTCATAAAGCATCCTGTGTGGCGTAATTATTTTGTTATGTTTGATGCGCACCCTGCAGCGCGCTATTACCTGTCTGTGGCGGTCAGCCACGCATAGCTCTGCAAAGCCAGTGCCAGGTTTGCAGAATCGTGTGTGGGCTGGAAAGATCTCTTATTAATCTGAAGGAGCAGTAAAGCAGCGTTACTATCGCGCACCAAAAGGAAGCAAAGCGAGTCGCCGCGATCACAATTAGTGCAAATAGTTTCACTATATGGAAACAATGTGAGCCAAAGCTCAGGAAAGGATGTATGCAGAAAATGAGTTACGCTTTTCGCCAACAATGATCACTGACCGGGCGTCAGCGCTGGGGTTGCAGCGAGGCGAGTGAAGAAAAGGGGAGGTGAGGCGAAGGGATAAAACAAAATCAGCACCCAGGCAATCTTCACTTACGCGATTGCAACTAAGGTTACCATTTGCGAATGAGTTGTTTCATCGCTTTCAGCTTAGTGGCGAAATGCTGCGCAAATAAAAACGCCAGCACTCAGGCTGGCGTCATTTACCGCATCAACTAAAAATCAGTTCATGCCGTATTTTTTCAGTTTCTTACGCAGAGTACCACGGTTGATACCCATCATCAGCGCAGCACGGGTCTGGTTGCCACGGGTATACTGCATCACCATGTCCAACAGTGGCTGCTCGACTTCAGCCAGTACCAGCTCATAGAGGTCGTTAACATCCTGACCGTTCAGTTGAGCAAAATAGTTCTTCAGTGCCTGTTTAACCGAATCACGCAGAGGCTTTTGCGTCACCTGATCCTGTGAGTTAACGGTAGAAACGGTCAGTACGTCAGAATTTACGCGTTGTTCGAACATAGTTCTTTCAGCTCTTTATTTCGTTTACGCAAGATTTTCGAAGTATGCCTCCAACGCCTCCAGCTGTTCGCTGGCATCCTCTATGGCGTTGAATGTGCGCCGAAACTGGTCATTAGGGGCATGCTCCTGCAAATACCAGGAGACGTGCTTTCGCGATATACGGTATCCCTTGCCTGGACCATAAAAGTCGTGCAGCTCACGTATATGCGCAATGAGCATACGCTTCACCTCTGCCAGCGGCAGCGGCGCAAGCAGCTCCCCAGTGTCCAGATAATGCTGGATTTCCCGGAAGATCCACGGTCTTCCCTGAGCCGCGCGGCCTATCATCAGGGCATCGGCCCCCGTATAGTCAAGCACGGCTCTGGCTTTATGCGGGTCAGTTATGTCGCCATTCGCGATAACGGGAATGGTGACACTCTGCTTAACTGTCCGAATGCTGTCGTATTCAGCTTCCCCGTTGAACAGGCAGGCACGAGTGCGTCCATGTATCGTCAGGGCCTGAATGCCACAGCGTTCAGCCAATTGGGCAATCTCTACACAGTTACGGTTTTCCGTATCCCAGCCGGTGCGAATCTTCAGCGTAACGGGCACATCTACTGCGTTAACCACGGCGGTGAGGATAGATTTCACCAGCTCGGGATACTGCAGCAGCGCTGAGCCTGCCATCTTTCGATTCACTTTTTTGGCCGGGCAACCCATGTTGATATCGATGATCTGCGCGCCAGACGCCACGTTAATACGCGCGGCCGCCGCCATCTCATCAGGATCGCAACCTGCTATTTGCACGGCGCGAACGCCGGGCTCGTCACTGTGCACCATACGCAAACGGGATTTGTCACTGGCCCAGACTTCAGGGTTAGATGACAGCATCTCAGAGACCGCCATACCGGCGCCGTTCTCAAAACAGAGCGTGCGAAACGGCCTGTCGGTAATCCCGGCCATCGGCGCAGCAATGAGCCGATTACGTAGCTGGTGGTGTCCAATGCGCATGAAGAAGAAGTGACCGTAACTGTTCGCAAGGCGGCGTATATTACGCATTTTTTACCGAAGATGAAAGGCCAAACTTTGAACAATTCGCCGTAAACAGCGGGATAAAGACGGTTAAAGCGCAGTCAATTTTTTAATTATTGTTTATATTCAATCGCTTAAAAAATTATGCTGGAATTGTGAACAAAAATTTTTCTCAAAACACGACGTAAATCACAACATAAAAAGCGCTACATCAGGCAATTAGCCAGAGATATGACGCCTGGCAGACGCTTTTTTGCGCAGTTTCGTTGCGGCCGGAGCGTAATTAATACGTCCGGCCGCGTGCGTTTTTTGCTCAGGGCGAAAGCCAGCCAGTGACAGCGGCTGGCGAACGGCTTAGCGGCGCACGCCGGTAATGCGGCACCATTCCTCTTTTTCCGCCACCGGATCGAGCGCAAAGCGGTCAGCATAGGCCTCGCAAACGCCCTCCGCCTGACTGGCCAGCACGCCGGAAAGGCCCAGATGACCGCCCGCTTTCGGCAGCACGCTAATCAGCGGCGCCAGCTCGCGCAGCGGACCGGCAAGGATATTGGCGACCACCACGTCAGCCTGCAAATTCTCCGGCTGCTGATGCGGCAGATAGAGCGACAGGCGATCGGCGACGCCGTTGCGCTCGGCGTTGTCGCGGCTGGCCTGGATCGCCTGCGGATCGATATCAATGCCGATCGCCTGTGCCGCGCCCAGCTTCAGGGCGGCAATTGCCAGAATGCCGGATCCGCAGCCGAAATCGATCACCGTTTTGCCCGCCAGATCCAGGCCGTCCAGCCAGCTAAGGCAGAGGGAAGTGGTGGGATGGGTGCCGGTGCCGAACGCCAGTCCTGGATCGAGCATCACGTTGACGGCGTCTGGATCCGGCACGTCGCGCCAGCTTGGACAGATCCAGAGGCGCTCGCCAAAGCGCATCGGATGAAAGTTATCCATCCATTCACGCTCCCAGTCTTTATCTTCGATCTGCTCGATCTTATGGTGAAAGCCCGATCCCAGCAGCGGATGCTGACTCAGCTCGGCGACCACGTCGTTCATGTCCGTTTCCGCGTCGAACAGGCCGATCACGTCGGTATCACCCCACAGGCGCGTTTCGCCCGGCAGCGGCTCATAAACCGGATTATCGTGCGTATCCTGAAAGGTCACGGAGACCGCGCCGCTCTCCATCAGCGCATCGCTGAGAGATTCGGCGTGCTCGCCGGTGCTGTTAATTTTGATTTGAATCCATGGCATAGCGTTTCTCTTTATTCCAGCGCAGCATCAGGCGCGCGGCCAAACAGATTACCGACCAGAAAAGCCAGCAGGCTTATGGTCAATGACGGAACGATAGGGTGAAAGCCACCCCATTCAATATTCAGGCTGGCAAGCAGCGTGTAGCTCCCTGCGCCCGCCAGCATGCCGGAGAGGGCGCCGGCGGCGTTGGCGCGCGACCAGTAAAGGCCCAGCACCAGCGGCCAGAGGAAAACGGCTTCCAGACCGCCGAAGGCCAGCAGGTTTAGCCAGATGATCATATCTGGCGGATTCCAAGCCGCCAGCAGCAGCAGCAGGCCCA encodes the following:
- the prmA gene encoding 50S ribosomal protein L11 methyltransferase, producing MPWIQIKINSTGEHAESLSDALMESGAVSVTFQDTHDNPVYEPLPGETRLWGDTDVIGLFDAETDMNDVVAELSQHPLLGSGFHHKIEQIEDKDWEREWMDNFHPMRFGERLWICPSWRDVPDPDAVNVMLDPGLAFGTGTHPTTSLCLSWLDGLDLAGKTVIDFGCGSGILAIAALKLGAAQAIGIDIDPQAIQASRDNAERNGVADRLSLYLPHQQPENLQADVVVANILAGPLRELAPLISVLPKAGGHLGLSGVLASQAEGVCEAYADRFALDPVAEKEEWCRITGVRR
- a CDS encoding amino acid ABC transporter permease; translated protein: MSVTTHENSPAAVTPLSRAWSWARKNLFSSWFNSLLTLFCLWLMWQVIPPALEWLVFQANWIGETRADCTKEGACWVFIHARFGQFMYGLYPHELRWRINLALVLGVASIIPMFVKSLPHRGRYIACWAVIYPLTVWLLMYGGLFGLEHVETRQWGGLTLTLIIAAVGIAGALPLGILLALGRRSRMPVVRTLSIIFIEFWRGVPLITVLFMSSVMLPLFMSEGTSIDKLVRALVGVILFQSAYVAEVVRGGLQALPKGQYEAAESLALGYWKTQLLVILPQALKLTIPGLVNTIIALFKDTSLVIIIGLFDLFSSVQQATVDPAWLGMSTEGYVFAALVYWIFCFSMSRYSQHLEKRFHTGRKSH
- a CDS encoding amino acid ABC transporter permease, with the protein product MSQRPSVKRDISFGNPAVRAWLYQIVAIVTVVIVVGYLIHNTIINLASRGITSGFGFLERSAGFGIVQHLIEYTEGDTYARVFLVGLTNTLLVSALCIVFASLLGFFIGLARLSDNWLLRKLSTIYIETFRNIPPLLQIFFWYFAVLRNLPGPRQALSAFDVAFVSNRGLYVPWPQYAPGSAPFIVALALAAAGSYALFRYHRKYQLKTGQLRRTWPAALAMFVLFPVVAHLGFGAATHWDVPTLRGFNFRGGFVMIPELAALTLALSVYTSSFIAEVIRAGIQSVPHGQHEAARSLGLPNPVTLRQVIIPQAMRVIIPPLTSQYLNIVKNSSLAAAIGYPDMVSLFAGTVLNQTGQAIETIAITMGVYLVISLVISLLMNIYNRKIALVER
- the dusB gene encoding tRNA dihydrouridine synthase DusB, with protein sequence MRIGHHQLRNRLIAAPMAGITDRPFRTLCFENGAGMAVSEMLSSNPEVWASDKSRLRMVHSDEPGVRAVQIAGCDPDEMAAAARINVASGAQIIDINMGCPAKKVNRKMAGSALLQYPELVKSILTAVVNAVDVPVTLKIRTGWDTENRNCVEIAQLAERCGIQALTIHGRTRACLFNGEAEYDSIRTVKQSVTIPVIANGDITDPHKARAVLDYTGADALMIGRAAQGRPWIFREIQHYLDTGELLAPLPLAEVKRMLIAHIRELHDFYGPGKGYRISRKHVSWYLQEHAPNDQFRRTFNAIEDASEQLEALEAYFENLA
- the fis gene encoding DNA-binding transcriptional regulator Fis, which codes for MFEQRVNSDVLTVSTVNSQDQVTQKPLRDSVKQALKNYFAQLNGQDVNDLYELVLAEVEQPLLDMVMQYTRGNQTRAALMMGINRGTLRKKLKKYGMN
- a CDS encoding amino acid ABC transporter substrate-binding protein, with product MKKMMLSTLVAAAALLAVTQQAHAGTTLDAIKKKGFVQCGISDGLPGFSYADASGKFSGIDVDVCRATAAAVFGDASKVKYTPLTAKERFTALQSGEVDILSRNTTWTSSRDGGMGFLFAGVNYYDGIGFLTHQKAGLKSAKELDGATVCIQAGTDTELNVADFFKANKMQYTPVTFDRSDESAKALDSGRCDTLASDQSQLYALRIKLGKPDEFIVLPEVISKEPLGPVVRRGDDDWFTIVKWSLFAMLNAEEMGINSKNVDQMTAKPTTPDMAHLLGAEGDFGKDLKLDNKWAYNIIKQVGNYQEVFDRNVGKDSALKIARGQNALWNQGGIQYAPPVR
- a CDS encoding amino acid ABC transporter ATP-binding protein; this translates as MTQNLHHDSALMISLENVNKWYGQFHVLKNINLQVKPRERIVLCGPSGSGKSTTIRCINHLEEHQQGRIVVDGIHLNDDVRNIERVRTEVGMVFQHFNLFPHLTVLQNCTLAPVWVRKTAKKEAEELAMHYLERVRIAEHAHKFPGQLSGGQQQRVAIARSLCMKPKIMLFDEPTSALDPEMVKEVLDTMIGLAEDGMTMLCVTHEMGFARTVADRVIFMDRGEIVEMAPPETFFSNPTSERTRAFLSQVIH